The Streptomyces racemochromogenes DNA segment CCTCGGCGCCGTACCCGGCGGGGTGCAGGACCGGCTCCGCCTGGCCCAGGAGTTCGGCCGGCTGCCCACCGAGGAGGCCCTCGCCGCCCTGCGGCACATCGTGCTGACGGACAGCCCGCTGGGAGCGCGGGTGCAGCAGCTCGTCCACTTCGGGCAGCTGCTGGCCCTCGGCCGGGCTGACCCCGCCCGCATCCACGCGCGGGGCGCCCTGCACGCCGGCGCCGCCATGGCCGAGCTCGTCGGCGTCGCCGAGACCGCGCTCATCACCGCCGGCGTCCCCGCGTACGCACTCGGCACCGAGATCATCGCCGGACTGCCGGCGCGGGAGGACGTCCCGGGCTCCCGCGCTCAGTAGCTCACCTGGACTGCGTGGAGAGGCTCACCCCGCCGAAGTCCTGTGCGCCGGCGAGGCTGAAGTAGACCCATCCGGACGGCGGGTTGTCGATCGTCAGCGTCTCGCCGTTGCCGGCGTGGGCGGACTTCGCCTGGTAGCTGCTCGTGGTGGCCCAGTTGCCGCCGTTGTAGTAGAGGTCGGCGTTGCCGGTGCCGCCGCTGCTGGTGATGGTCAGCTGCTTGACGCCGGCCGGCAGGTAC contains these protein-coding regions:
- a CDS encoding carboxymuconolactone decarboxylase family protein, which codes for MTPDPGASRAEAVRDRYRSTLGAVPGGVQDRLRLAQEFGRLPTEEALAALRHIVLTDSPLGARVQQLVHFGQLLALGRADPARIHARGALHAGAAMAELVGVAETALITAGVPAYALGTEIIAGLPAREDVPGSRAQ